The Lactobacillus sp. CBA3605 genome contains a region encoding:
- the whiA gene encoding DNA-binding protein WhiA: protein MSYASEVKKELTNLAVHRENAKAELMALIRMNGTITLAHHHLILNIQTENPAIARRIYRLLKQFYDVASELIVRRKMKLNKNNLYIVRLQTGTEMVLADLGIFKDYQIVEVVPTEVLTDDAAVRSYLRGAFLAGGSVNNPETSRYHLEIYSLYEEHNLMISQMMNQYGMNSRTTDRRGGFITYIKEAEKIADFLSLIGATNGMLKFEDVRIMRDMRNSVNRLVNCENANMDKVANASSKQIENILLIDDTVGLKQLPPKLQEVAVTRLAHREVSLKELGTLVPGGPISKSGINHRLRKINQFAEQLQKEA from the coding sequence ATGTCATACGCCAGTGAAGTTAAAAAAGAACTAACTAACCTCGCTGTCCATCGCGAGAATGCGAAAGCTGAATTAATGGCCTTGATTCGAATGAATGGGACGATTACTTTAGCACATCATCATTTAATATTGAACATTCAGACGGAAAACCCGGCCATTGCGCGGCGTATCTATCGGTTATTAAAACAATTTTATGACGTCGCCAGTGAATTAATTGTGCGCCGTAAAATGAAATTAAATAAAAATAACTTGTATATCGTTCGTTTGCAGACTGGGACTGAAATGGTCTTAGCTGATTTGGGTATTTTTAAGGATTATCAAATTGTGGAAGTTGTGCCGACTGAAGTCTTAACCGATGATGCGGCGGTGCGTTCCTATTTGCGTGGCGCTTTTTTAGCCGGTGGTTCGGTGAATAATCCTGAAACGTCACGTTATCATTTAGAAATCTATTCCCTGTATGAAGAACATAATTTGATGATTTCACAAATGATGAATCAATACGGTATGAACTCGCGAACGACGGATCGTCGTGGCGGCTTTATTACGTATATCAAGGAGGCCGAAAAAATTGCGGACTTTTTATCGTTAATTGGGGCCACGAATGGCATGTTGAAGTTTGAAGATGTGCGAATCATGCGAGATATGCGTAACTCGGTTAATCGATTGGTTAACTGTGAGAATGCGAATATGGATAAGGTTGCGAATGCATCCAGTAAGCAGATTGAAAATATTTTATTGATTGATGATACGGTTGGCTTGAAGCAATTGCCACCGAAATTACAAGAAGTTGCGGTAACACGGTTAGCGCATCGTGAAGTGAGCCTCAAAGAATTGGGGACCTTAGTGCCCGGTGGCCCGATTTCAAAATCAGGGATTAATCATCGTTTACGTAAGATTAACCAGTTTGCTGAACAATTGCAAAAAGAAGCTTAA